A genomic region of Zea mays cultivar B73 chromosome 6, Zm-B73-REFERENCE-NAM-5.0, whole genome shotgun sequence contains the following coding sequences:
- the LOC100278564 gene encoding uncharacterized protein LOC100278564: MGFLQSTFSLLIGTGCGIYIAQNYDVPNIKKLMRSLVGKAKEVEESYKKTGNSKNKDNE; the protein is encoded by the coding sequence ATGGGGTTCCTGCAAAGCACTTTTTCGCTGTTGATCGGCACCGGCTGCGGCATCTACATTGCCCAGAACTACGACGTCCCAAACATAAAGAAGCTCATGAGGAGCCTGGTGGGCAAGGCCAAGGAGGTTGAGGAGTCATACAAGAAGACGGGCAACAGCAAGAACAAGGATAACGAATAG